In one window of Miscanthus floridulus cultivar M001 chromosome 12, ASM1932011v1, whole genome shotgun sequence DNA:
- the LOC136497285 gene encoding protein SICKLE-like yields the protein MDGGEHEAEESSSQRRERLLALRSAANASPAGAPPPAPAGSLLPDPDLLGDQAASVCPPPPHRFDYYTNPAAAFTSSYSGGATNPTWSHKRKGPPACYAPPPPAYGNYGSNYHPPHQQHIPSQVHSPSPMPQDAPGSSPWRSPMQFQDPMSGYQGAPRAPPPWGSHSGPQGRGSYSNSANFVFRHPNPSRGGSPMNYGPRGGPYSSYGRGREPNYFGSPGSRGRGGRGGVGFQNHPGRQGRSYFNKSMLDDPWLDLQPAVGNILIPRAEYDSNKSWLPESLRKKKETPAQGQIKSTSGLSLAEYLDLSFNEVSDKEK from the exons ATGGACGGCGGCGAGCACGAGGCGGAGGAGTCCTCCTCTCAGCGCCGGGAGCGCCTCCTCGCCCTCCGGTCCGCCGCAAACGCGTCGCCGGCGGGGGCTCCTCCCCCGGCGCCCGCGGGGAGCCTCCTCCCGGACCCTGACCTCCTGGGGGACCAGGCCGCATCCGTGTGCCCGCCCCCTCCCCATCGGTTCGACTACTACACCAACCCCGCCGCCGCCTTCACTTCCTCCTACTCCGGCGGCGCAACAAATCCCACCTGGTCCCACAAGCGCAAGGGCCCTCCCGCCTGCTACGCCCCGCCTCCGCCGGCTTATG GGAACTATGGCAGCAACTATCACCCTCCACACCAGCAGCATATACCATCACAAGTTCACTCTCCATCCCCAATGCCACAAGATGCACCAGGGAGCAGTCCATGGCGAAGTCCTATGCAGTTCCAGGATCCTATGTCAGgataccaaggagctcctcgcgCTCCACCTCCTTGGGGCTCACATTCTGGTCCTCAAGGTCGAGGTTCTTATTCAAATTCAGCAAACTTTGTGTTCAGGCACCCGAATCCCAGCCGAGGTGGTAGCCCAATGAATTATGGACCAAGAGGTGGCCCATACTCATCTTATGGACGTGGCAGGGAGCCCAACTACTTTGGCAGCCCAGGTTCAAGGGGGAGAGGGGGGAGGGGTGGTGTCGGTTTCCAGAACCATCCTGGCAGGCAAGGCCGTAGTTACTTCAACAAGTCAATGCTTGATGACCCTTGGTTGGACTTGCAACCTGCTGTTGGCAACATACTAATACCTAGGGCTGAGTATGACTCCAACAAGTCCTGGCTTCCAGAATCGCTGCGCAAAAAGAAGGAAACACCTGCTCAAGGCCAAATTAAATCAACATCAGGATTGAGCCTAGCAGAATACCTTGACCTGTCTTTCAATGAGGTTTCTGATAAAGAGAAGTAG